Proteins from a single region of Macrotis lagotis isolate mMagLag1 chromosome 2, bilby.v1.9.chrom.fasta, whole genome shotgun sequence:
- the TMCC2 gene encoding transmembrane and coiled-coil domains protein 2 isoform X2, with product MEMHSTTSAGGGVGEGWEGLQINPSLIPQGWYSDETTTGHIRHPAVPARRSLLPRARLALPIGSDILSLTQSTESWGVLEPGTSSPARLLEMVHGQAEKGDLITLPGGPGHGDSDGPISLDVPEGTPDPHRTKAAIEHLHQKILKITEQIKIEQEARDDNVAEYLKLANNADKQQVSRIKQVFEKKNQKSAQTIAQLHKKLEHYHRRLKEIEQNGPSRQPKDVLRDMQQGLKDVGANMRAGISGFGGGVVEGVKGSLSGLSQVTHTAVVSKPREFASLIRNKFGSADNIAHLKDPLDDGHPEEAARALSGSATLVSSPKYGSDDECSSASASSAGAGSNSGAGAGGGLGSPKSTTLYSHPNNLDTLLEELREIKEGQSHMEDSMEDLKAQLQRDYTYMTQCLQEERYRYERLEEQLNDLTELHQNEMTNLKQELASMEEKVAYQSYERARDIQEAVESCLTRVTKLELQQQQQQVVQLEGVENANARALLGKFINVILALMAVLLVFVSTIANFITPLMKTRLRIASTALLVLVLFLLWKHWDSLSYLLEHVLLPS from the exons ATGGAAATGCACAGTACCACCAGtgctgggggaggggtgggggagggatggGAAGGCTTGCAGATCAATCCGTCCCTAATCCCCCAGGGCTGGTACTCAGATGAGACAACCACGGGACACATCAGACACCCTGCTGTGCCTGCTAGAAGGTCCCTTCTTCCCAGGGCAAGGCTGGCGCTTCCCATAGGCAGTGATATCCTGAGCCTGACCCAATCCACAGAGAGCTGGGGGGTCCTAGAACCTGGGACCTCATCACCAGCACGACTTTTGGAGATGGTACATGGGCAG GCAGAAAAGGGTGATCTCATCACACTTCCCGGTGGCCCTGGCCATGGTGACTCAGATGGTCCCATCAGCCTGGATGTCCCTGAAGGGACTCCAGATCCCCACCGGACCAAGGCCGCCATTGAACATCTACACCAAAAGATTCTCAAGATCACAGAGCAGATCAAGATTGAGCAGGAGGCCCGGGATGACAATGTGGCTGAGTACTTGAAACTGGCCAACAATGCAGACAAGCAGCAGGTGTCTCGCATCAAGCAGGTGTTTGAGAAGAAGAACCAGAAATCAGCCCAGACCATTGCCCAGCTACACAAGAAACTAGAGCATTACCACCGGAGACTGAAAGAGATTGAACAGAATGGACCCTCCCGGCAGCCCAAAGATGTCCTCAGGGACATGCAGCAGGGACTGAAAGATGTGGGTGCCAACATGCGAGCAGGCATCAGTGGCTTTGGGGGTGGTGTGGTTGAGGGTGTGAAGGGAAGCCTGTCAGGGCTCTCCCAGGTGACCCATACAGCCGTAGTGTCCAAGCCCCGGGAATTCGCAAGCCTTATCCGAAACAAGTTTGGCAGTGCAGACAATATTGCCCACCTTAAGGACCCTCTTGATGATGGTCACCCGGAGGAGGCAGCCAGAGCGCTAAGTGGCAGTGCCACCCTGGTGTCCAGTCCCAAGTATGGGAGTGATGATGAGTGCTCCAGTGCCAGCGCCAGCTCAGCTGGAGCGGGTAGTAACTCTGGGGCAGGGGCTGGTGGAGGACTAGGGAGTCCCAAGTCCACCACTCTGTATAGTCACCCCAACAACCTAGATACTCTGTTGGAAGAGCTGCGAGAGATCAAGGAGGGGCAGTCACACATGGAGGACTCCATGGAGGACCTGAAGGCTCAGCTACAGCGAGACTACACTTATATGACACAGTGCCTACAGGAGGAGCGCTATAG GTATGAGCGCCTAGAAGAGCAGTTGAATGACTTGACAGAGCTACACCAGAATGAGATGACCAATCTGAAGCAGGAGCTGGCCAGCATGGAGGAGAAAGTGGCCTACCAGTCCTATGAAAGAGCTCGAGATATCCAG GAGGCTGTGGAGTCCTGCCTGACAAGGGTAACCAAACTGGAACtccagcaacagcagcagcaggtGGTCCAACTGGAGGGCGTCGAGAATGCCAATGCCCGGGCACTGCTGGGCAAATTCATCAATGTGATCCTGGCATTGATGGCTGTGCTGCTGGTATTTGTCTCCACCATAGCCAACTTCATCACACCCCTCATGAAGACCCGTCTCCGTATTGCCAGCACCGCCCTCCTCGTCCTCgttctcttcctcctctggaAACACTGGGACTCCCTCAGCTACCTCCTGGAGCACGTGCTACTGCCCAGCTGA
- the TMCC2 gene encoding transmembrane and coiled-coil domains protein 2 isoform X1: MKSREAEKVAEKGDLITLPGGPGHGDSDGPISLDVPEGTPDPHRTKAAIEHLHQKILKITEQIKIEQEARDDNVAEYLKLANNADKQQVSRIKQVFEKKNQKSAQTIAQLHKKLEHYHRRLKEIEQNGPSRQPKDVLRDMQQGLKDVGANMRAGISGFGGGVVEGVKGSLSGLSQVTHTAVVSKPREFASLIRNKFGSADNIAHLKDPLDDGHPEEAARALSGSATLVSSPKYGSDDECSSASASSAGAGSNSGAGAGGGLGSPKSTTLYSHPNNLDTLLEELREIKEGQSHMEDSMEDLKAQLQRDYTYMTQCLQEERYRYERLEEQLNDLTELHQNEMTNLKQELASMEEKVAYQSYERARDIQEAVESCLTRVTKLELQQQQQQVVQLEGVENANARALLGKFINVILALMAVLLVFVSTIANFITPLMKTRLRIASTALLVLVLFLLWKHWDSLSYLLEHVLLPS, from the exons ATGAAGTCCAGGGAAGCAGAGAAAGTT GCAGAAAAGGGTGATCTCATCACACTTCCCGGTGGCCCTGGCCATGGTGACTCAGATGGTCCCATCAGCCTGGATGTCCCTGAAGGGACTCCAGATCCCCACCGGACCAAGGCCGCCATTGAACATCTACACCAAAAGATTCTCAAGATCACAGAGCAGATCAAGATTGAGCAGGAGGCCCGGGATGACAATGTGGCTGAGTACTTGAAACTGGCCAACAATGCAGACAAGCAGCAGGTGTCTCGCATCAAGCAGGTGTTTGAGAAGAAGAACCAGAAATCAGCCCAGACCATTGCCCAGCTACACAAGAAACTAGAGCATTACCACCGGAGACTGAAAGAGATTGAACAGAATGGACCCTCCCGGCAGCCCAAAGATGTCCTCAGGGACATGCAGCAGGGACTGAAAGATGTGGGTGCCAACATGCGAGCAGGCATCAGTGGCTTTGGGGGTGGTGTGGTTGAGGGTGTGAAGGGAAGCCTGTCAGGGCTCTCCCAGGTGACCCATACAGCCGTAGTGTCCAAGCCCCGGGAATTCGCAAGCCTTATCCGAAACAAGTTTGGCAGTGCAGACAATATTGCCCACCTTAAGGACCCTCTTGATGATGGTCACCCGGAGGAGGCAGCCAGAGCGCTAAGTGGCAGTGCCACCCTGGTGTCCAGTCCCAAGTATGGGAGTGATGATGAGTGCTCCAGTGCCAGCGCCAGCTCAGCTGGAGCGGGTAGTAACTCTGGGGCAGGGGCTGGTGGAGGACTAGGGAGTCCCAAGTCCACCACTCTGTATAGTCACCCCAACAACCTAGATACTCTGTTGGAAGAGCTGCGAGAGATCAAGGAGGGGCAGTCACACATGGAGGACTCCATGGAGGACCTGAAGGCTCAGCTACAGCGAGACTACACTTATATGACACAGTGCCTACAGGAGGAGCGCTATAG GTATGAGCGCCTAGAAGAGCAGTTGAATGACTTGACAGAGCTACACCAGAATGAGATGACCAATCTGAAGCAGGAGCTGGCCAGCATGGAGGAGAAAGTGGCCTACCAGTCCTATGAAAGAGCTCGAGATATCCAG GAGGCTGTGGAGTCCTGCCTGACAAGGGTAACCAAACTGGAACtccagcaacagcagcagcaggtGGTCCAACTGGAGGGCGTCGAGAATGCCAATGCCCGGGCACTGCTGGGCAAATTCATCAATGTGATCCTGGCATTGATGGCTGTGCTGCTGGTATTTGTCTCCACCATAGCCAACTTCATCACACCCCTCATGAAGACCCGTCTCCGTATTGCCAGCACCGCCCTCCTCGTCCTCgttctcttcctcctctggaAACACTGGGACTCCCTCAGCTACCTCCTGGAGCACGTGCTACTGCCCAGCTGA